A window of Fusarium musae strain F31 chromosome 1, whole genome shotgun sequence genomic DNA:
CAAGCTGTCAGGACTGACCGCAAGACATCCTGATTCAAACAAAGCTATGCAAGCAAATGTTCTCCCAATGTCAAGAGGAAACGCAGAGAACCCAAGCACTGAGATGTCGCTCTTTGGAATCGAAGGCATCTCAAATAGAGGCTGTGATGCGACACCCAGAGCTATCATGGAATTTGGCAACATTTTATGAATATCTTCCATGGGGATATCGCTCTTGGGTATCCAAGGCATCTTGAATAGAGGCTGCGACGTGACACCAAGAGCGATCAGGGAATTCGGCAACATCTTGTAAATACCCTCCACAGTGACTAGCGCCCGTAAGCTAGTCAGAAGGTCCCGTCTATGCCTGACAAAGGCCTCCAAGTACCCCAATAGCTTAGACGGGCTGAGGAAGCCTCTTTCCAGTGAACTTGAGAGTGCTTCGATGCTAATCTGGTTGGGTAGAGACAGTGGACCAGTGCTCTTATCCAGGGGTTGAGTTGCATATAGTGCAATCCGATTCGGGTCCCCAGCGACGAGATGAAAAGAGACGTCGCTGGGGTCCCACTCTTCCAGTCCAGTATCTGTATCTCCATCCAGGTCAACATATGAACTGAAACTTTTATTCGACTTGAACCTTTCAAACATCGCTGGTGGCCCCATCCAGGTGATTGAATTTTCCTCATTGGTGTTGACAATGTTCATGTTCTCTGATTCGATGGGGAACGCACATTCTCCCATACCTTCAATTGTTTGGAGTCTCGAGCCATCATAGTACCACTGTTTCATCTCGGCATCTTTCGCAAATTGCGTCTGAACCCAACGAACATGTCCGATTCCTTGGATAGCCGATCCATCATAGTTTCTCTTCAATGACGACCGTTGAGATGGAAAAGCTGTGGCATATTCAAAGTTTAGAGAGTAGCTCTTAGAGTCACCTTTTCCAACAAGGTATCGGATAAGGTAAGCTCTCTCGCCCTTTTGGCCAATAGACTCTGCATATGAGCGCAGAATCTCGaccccatcttcttcatgattCAGAAGAGGCAGAAGTGTTGTGAGTTTCAGAATGCCAAACAGTTCAGGAACTGATCTCCCTTCTTCCAGAAGATTTTGACAATGTCTCTCCCCATAGCGCATAAGCTGAAGACATTGTTTCTGGGCCAAGTCTCCGGATTGAAGTAGTGGCTCCATGGCTCTTGCAATGTAGCCTAACCAATGCATCGTCTTCGGAGCGGCATACCGATGGGCCTTAGCCTCAATATACGCCCAGAGCTCAGCAATAATGGAGGCCAAATGCTTTCGGTCTTTATTCCATAACCGAGTCAGGCTTCCGATCGAAACCTGAAATAGCTCTTGAACCGTAATGCGATTGCCCTGAGTTGCGAGAGATCTCTCCGCCATGACCGGCCCACCATAATAGCGGAGATGGGAAAGCGGTAGAGACCAATACACACCATGATGCTTCGAACTCGCTATATTAAGTCCAATTGTCAACAACCCCGCTGGGTTGATTAGGTCGTCCTTCTGCTCTACTCGAACTGGTGAGGGTCCCTTTCCAAGCACAACCATGTCTGGATACAAGTGCCAAGAGGAAAGGCCTAGGAGCACAGCTCCATCCTGAACAGACTGAGGGAGCCCCTTCACAAGAGAGTTAATGGCTATCATGGCAGATCTCCAAGAGCTCCGGACGTTTTCAAATAGTTGTGGTTTCGTGCTGACAGGAAGTTCGGCGTTGTCCACTATAAGCATGAGTTGCTTCTGCTTTCTGACCATCGATCGGTCTGCGGCCTGAAGCCAAGATCGTGCACTGGCTTCCCACTGAGCAAGATCCTCTCGTGGGATTGAGATGCGAGATGTGAATTGAGCTCTCTCGTATGATGGATCGGTTTCCTCAATCGCGGCAAGCTCGCGCTTCCTTTCAGCGACAAGCTCCGTCCAGATCGATGTAGCTTCCGCGGTAGACCACATTCTGGCGAGCATGCAGGCAAGCAAGTAAACCGGAATAGCGTGAGGGCCCGAAGTGGCAGCCGCCCATATAGCAGTCCCATCTATTCCAATGTGCTCAGCAAAGATTCCATCTGACTTTGAGGCTTTGGGATTGACCGATCGACACTGCGCAATCTCGACCGCACGACGTCCATAGGCCTTGATCAGATCTGGTACTGGAGGGATCCAATCCTGGAACAATGCACCCAACTTCCTAGCTGTAACATGAGGCATACCATCCTCAGCCGCGCTCCGTCGCGAAGGAGTTAACTCATTCCCCAGGGGCTTATACTCTGCCGGAGCCTGAAGTTTGATGACACTGAAGTCAACATTGAACGTGGCCAGACCAAAGTTGGCTTCTGCGGTCTGAGAAATCAATGATGCGCCTATCTTTTGGATGTCCATCTTGGTTGTGATGAAGTGTTGTAACCAACAAGCTGCCGATTCTAATAGAAAATGTTTGCTTCAGGCTAGAGACAATAACTTTGTGCGAGATTGCAGATACCAGTCTATTATTTGGTGACATTCTGGTTCGCATGATTGCCTTTTTCCACTTGGGAGGCCTGAAACCTGCATGGCTTGAAAGAAAGGGCATTATTGGCTAGCGCTCGTAGCCAAGGGCGGCAACGGCTTTGTAAGAACGTACAGCCGGCTTGGCATCTTACCGTAGATTTACCGTACTTACTCTCTCCCAGCTGACATGTTTTAAGCCACATCGGTTAAGAATCTTGACGGCGGCGGATAGACCACCCTGTTTCAACTGCGGTTATCCCGCTCGGTGCCAGTATATGGTCATTTGCACTATGAGTAGCTATCCTTTTATCTTGAAGTTTGATCTCTAGTTCCATTGACTTGTTGCCTACGTTGGCGTCCTGACGGGATAATTTCTGCATGGATCCTGGCGTCGAGGACAGATATCTTAGCATGGAGCGAGCATAACCCAATCAGCGTTCAGTTGTGTTATTTGAAGTGGAAGTTTGTGGCTGGGAGCTTATACCAGCCCAGGGAGCTAAGCATTCGTGTCCTTATCCGTCGGTATAGATCTGACAGATGACGTAGGGCGAGGGATGAGACCAAGTTTTAGCTATCTATCTCCGATGGTTTATTTAGGAATGTGGCAGCTGAAGGAACATGCTCCCACGCGGCGCGAAAACAATATAAGAACGATAAATCCTTCAAGCAGTGGAGAACCCTTGTACGCCACAGTGTTCATACTGCTTCCTTTTTGCAGTTTTTAGGCTGGATACGGCTGATGGGACGTCACAAGTGGAGGATGCTGCCAGGATGTTTTGACATTTGATTGATGCGGTGCCGCTAGCCTGTACTTTTCTTACATGTTGTGGGCTGGGGTGACACGCCTCGAGCGCTGCATCCCACTCAGAATGGGGAGGATTTTCGCACTGGCCTCGGCTCCTACAGTACAGTCGCGGCGACTAAGGAACTTTTGGATGAGGGACGGCCCGTGCATTAGTGTTGGCGCGTCGGCTTGTCGGCCATGCAGTCAGCAGTGAGCCTCTCTTCACGAGTCAATCATAAGATAAGCACCTGATCTTGAATATGGACTGGAAGCGTTCAGCAATTCAGCTGGCTTGAAATTCCCGATAAAATCCCGGGAGAGCTGTCGCCAATTGGCCTCACGATCCTGTACGCACAAATTGTCAATCATCGTTGGTGACAACATGTCCGTTCTTGGATCACAATCAGGTCTTTCCGAACAAACGTTATCGGATGCAGATGACAACGATGTCCCAGTGCAGCTTCTAGCGGACACTGTAGACAGACGGAAAGCTCAGAATCGGATTGCCCAGAGAAAGCATAGTTAGTCTTGTCCAATCCTCCCAAGTCACAGGTGTAATCGATGCGCTCATGCTCGGAACTGGGTGTCTGGAATTGGGAAGGCATATATACTCACGATTTCTTTAACAGGACAGAAACTTAAGAAAAGAATagaggagctggagctgcagCTGGAGTACGCCGGCCTCAACTCTCGGCCAATGCTCCAGAGAACGTCGCCTCACCCTATACCCATGACCATGTCGTCGTATTCAAATTCAAGGGAGGAAAACATGTTACCTCATATTGACCAAATTGAGAATTTCTTCACTAGACCTAATAATCAATTTGAGAGCTTCTGCAGTACTCAAGAACATAGCACATTATTTGGTGTCTCGCCTCCACTTGGTCACGACACAGTGTCGCTAGTTGCTGAGCACATATCACCATTGCCAGTGCGTAACTCGACAAGCGAAAATTCCGGTAACAGACCTTCCAGCCATGCATACACTCGCCGTGGTACAGAGCCCTCGGCACATTCTCTCTGGATCACACCAACTACCGACTTCAAGGAGATCACGATGCCCGGCGCGAGCCGCGGGCCTTCATTGCACCCGATAAATGACGCGGCAGAACTTATTGACCCAGTTACTCCTTCTTGCTCATGGAACATGGAGCGTAAAATCGCCTACATTGTCGATTGCGCCAAGATGCTCGGTTTCCGCGACTTCGACTCTGTCGTAACGACCTACTACACCAGCTCGTTTGAAGTCATGTCTCGAGCTCATGATATGCAGAGGGTCAGCAGGATCCGTGGCCTAGGTTCTGTTCTTCGGACCCTTGATGCCAGCGCCGAGGCCTGGCCACCCCACGAGAGCCAAATCTATCAGGCTGAGATTTTCAAAGCTGCCGAGCATCTTTACAGGGCTGAATTTCAGAAATCAATCGATAGCGGAGCATTGATGGTTCTAGAGGGGCGCATGAAAGAGAATGAAATCAATGGACAGACGGCGGTTAAAGATACATCTCATAAGAGTGAGCTCTTGTCACAGGTGAGTTGACAATTGTTTGCAATTTCGAAGGAACTATAGCTGATAGAATTGGTTGTCGGAATATAGCTGCCAAATCTGTGGACACTCCTATTGGAGCTTTCGGATTGCAACCCTCCAACATCCTTTAACGTGCTCCTACATTACTACTTGGTCTATCAGCAAGACGTAGCTGCCAATCAGAGGATATAATGAATTTGCAAAAATCACAAAGCAAGAGTTACAGTTTAGATGAGGAAACGTCCTAGGATTCGCGGTTTTATTTAGAATGAATGAAAGTTTTGTGAACGACTATCTCTCTACAGGTGCTTCTTGAACAGGCAGTAATCATTTATACTCGTCTCGTTCCTCACCATTATACGCTATGACAGCAGAACAAGGTAGTGTAGTTACAGTTCTAAACCTTGATTCCATCCCCATTAGCAAGACGTGCGGCGCAAATACCATGGCGAGCTGTCATACCCTCATCGGCAACCTTGGCGACACAAATTCCATGCTTAGCCTTGATGCCATCCTCCGCAGTGCGGACAGCGCATATACCGTGGTGAGCCTTTAGACCCTCTTCAGCAGACCTGGCAGCACAGATACCGTGGTAGGTCTTGATgccctcagcagccttcacAGCGCAAATGCCATGACGAGCCCTGAATCCTTCGTCAGCGGCCTTAGCGGCGCAAATACCGTGACGAGCCTCTAGGCCTTCTTCAGGAGCTTTGACAGCACAGATACCGTGCCGAGCTGTGAAACCGTCGTCGGCTTTTGCCGCGCAGATGCCGTGACGAGCTGTAATTCCGGCATCAGCCGCTTTGGCAGCACAGATACCGTGACGAGAGGTAACTCCGTCAGCAGTGGCCCTTACAGCGCAGATACCATGATGAGCTTTGAGGCCATCGTCAGCAGCCTTTGCAGCGCAAATTCCGTGCTGGGCCTTCAAGCCATCGTCGGCAGATCTAGCAGCACAGATGCCATGACGAGAGTTTACACCTTCACTGGCCTTTGCTGCGCAAATGCCGTGTAGAGATTTGACACCATCGTTCATCTTGGCTGCGCAGATACCATGGCGAGCGGTGATCCCGTCATCAGCAGCCTTTGCGGCACAGATCCCGTGTCGAGCTTCGATGCCACTCTCCGCTTTGGCCGCACAGATTCCATGACGCTCTGTAACACCATCGTCAACACCCATTGCGGCGCAGATGCCATGGTGGGCAACAATATCCTCGCCCTCCTTCTTGCTGAAAGTCCAGGCCGCTTGAAATGCATCAAAGCCCTGTGGGCCAATGACCTTGGAGCCGATAAGACCTGTAGAAGGAATGACGATGCTGCTGCGGCCGTACGTCACCTCCATGGTCTCGTTATCAGGGTCACCAGCTTCGTACAGGCTCACACCTAGAACCTCATCGAGGCCTGTCTCCTGCAGCACGCCGATGAGCTCTTTAACAAAGGCAGCTGGGAACACTGGCCGATCGACGTTGGGGAGCTCACGCTGTGGCACGAACTTGAACTCGGTGGGCTTAAGCTCGCCATCGAAGACGCGCCAGGTGTGAGGGAGGACTGAGCCGCCAGTGATGGCTTCGTCGTCGCCTACAACCCAGGGCGAGGAGACCGGACCAAGCTCGATGATCTTCTCATTGGGGGCAACGTCGTAGtggcggtggaggaggcCAACACCGAATACCTTATCGACGCCGTGCTTCATGAAGACGTCTCTGATGCAGGACTTCATGTGATCCAGACCATTGAGCTCCTGGAGTCGCTGGGCGGCCACGTCGACGTCCGTCATAGCATCAACGGCGCGGTGGTCGTAGGACGCGGGAGTGTAAGTCTGAACTGCTGCGGCAGCCATGTTGTAGTAAGAATTTGAGGAATTGTAATGtgtcttgttgaagaagcttgagaggtTGAGTGCTGGTTGAATTGCTTAGGTGTTTGGCCCTTCCTATCGCCTTTATAGTTGCTACCAGACTACATCTTGACTTTGGAATTAAGTGCTCTCGTGTTGGACAGCTCAGTGAATGAAGATCATTTCTGGACATGGTGATACAGACTGGATACTGCATGCACAGTCATCTTACTCACTGACGCAGGTTTACTCATGGCTTATGTCTTGGACCAACGGGTTGGCATTTAGAATACCCATGTATCCCTTGGTCGCTGAAATAGGCCTTGACTAAGATGACTACAGCGCTGAGGTGCCAAGAAAATCATTGCCAGATCTAGAGTCGATCACTTCCAGATATGGGCATCTTATCTTTGCATGGAGACGGGTTGCCACAAGGATTGGAGTGATAAGCAACCGAGGTTACAACCTGTGCCAGAGTGTAATCCTTCCCTGTAGTCCAAGCGGCTAGTTTGGTCCATTCCCTCGTCACATTCGGGTTTCGGAAGCGACGATGCTGGTCCCAAGACCGTACAAACTCAGCGCTCAATAGTTCCATTTGTCTCGCTGGGCATATCAATCCCTTGAAGCCCCGTTGGCTCAGTGGTAAAGCGTATCACTAGTAAATAGACACGACATGATAAGATCACTGGTTCGATTCCAGTACGGGGCAAGTGGTATTGTTTTTGCTGAGGTCGACTAGAAACTACCAGATTGCTTTTTTAGGCCTTGACTTGGCATACGTTCCTAGGATATCTATCTATTGTAGGCCTAACAATTCACGATTCAATCAGTTATGTACAATGCATGTTAACAGCCTGGTGAGGATCGACACCAAATTCGACGCTAGGCTTCGGACGAGCAAGACTCTATGGACATGCCATGAACAAGTAGCGCCGCAGCAAGGGCATAGAGCATCGAAGCAACAAAGAACGGCAGGCTCACAGCCATACCTCCAATGTCCAAGCCGACAGAGAATGACAGTCCAAGGAGTGGCGAGGCGCCAATGGTCGAGATGCCTTCAAACACGGCGATGGCAGTGAATAAGAGTGATAGATGATCTGGATGTACCATGGTTGTCAAGAGAGATCGCAAGGCGGATGAGAAACCATTGCCAAGCGTATATCCAAAGAACGCTGGAAATCAGTAAGTTTTCCCGAACGTAGACTGGCACTGTACATACCGATTATAAACGCTggaacagcagcagcgagaCCCATGCAGAGTGAACCAacagcgaggaggagaatcgACACTCGAGCCAATGCGAGATTTGCAGCTGAAGATGTCTTCATTCTCCTGATGAGCCAGATATTGACTTGCGGTAGGACTACAGCAAAAAGGAGAATCTGACCCGCGGCTTGGATCGAGAGTAAAAATGCCGTCTAGAACTAAGTATGAGTGATCGcgggagagaaaagaaaggattTCTGTCGTTTTCCGGTCTCAAGAGTACGTACCTTGGCCAGCGGCCATCCAAATCTCACAGACATGTATTGCAAGATCAGTTCTAGCATGGGTCGAGCCATCTTTGCAACAATCAGTGCTAGGAGGCCTACCAGCAGACTTTTATGACTACCCAAAGTATGAACACCGTGTTGGATATTATGTGAAATGTGTGATAGAGTCTTCAGGGTCCTTTCCTTGAACGAAACTGGATCAGATGTTGTTTCTTCGCGTTGACCGCTATGTGATTGGTTTTGATCTGCCTCCGTAGTCTCCATGTCGTTGCTAAGGACACTATCAGATGCCCTTGTGTTGGGAATAAAGCCGAGCACCACAAAGGCCAGAGCTTCAAGTGGCACGGCCGTGAGGAAAGCAAAATGCGGTCCTAATGCATTCATGAGAACGGCACCGAGTGGTGGTGCAATTAGCTCTGTTATGAGAAGGACAACCTGCACCCAGAAGAAAGCCCTTGTTCTATAAGAGTTTGATCAGTCTTCAGCTCAAAGTTACTCGGTAGCTTTGTCTTTGTGACTGTGTACATACCGTGATGCTTCCGGGATCGCAGCAGCAATGATGGCCATGATCATGGGGCTGATAACAGTAGAACCTCCTCCGAGGACCAAGAAAGCCGGCGCAGCATAGACAGCGCGGACAGGAAATACTCGATGAAAGAAAAGTGCAGTAAAAGCCCAGATGTCTCTGAGGACAAAGCCCAGTAGACTAAGGCCCGTGACCAACCTGCGGCCCTTACTATCGGCCAGGACGCCATATGGGATAGCGAGTATGAGACCAGGGATACCCTCAATCATGCCAAGAATGCCTCTCATCTTAGCAAGAGCGCTCTGAATCTCGTGGACCTTGCAAAGATGCTCTGGAACTGAGCCATCACGGCCGATGACGCTTGGGTCAGTGGCAGCGTAGTAATCGCGACAGAGACCAAGTTCAAGCATACGCAACTTTGGGACTTCGCTTAGGAAGTTGGGGACgtcgacgaggaggatgaaaaGGCTACATATGTACAGAGCTGACCACTGAGAAAAGTGATGCTGCCATGCTGCCCGCCACTGAATGACCCTAACCTTTGTGGGAGGGATTCTATTTGAAGCGTCGCAGGTGAGGTCGGGCTGTAGCAGCGGTGTCGATTCGGTCTGAATGTTATCCATGGTACAGGCCAGTCTCAGAGATGTTGTCCCATACGCCAGACGTGGGCAGTAAT
This region includes:
- a CDS encoding hypothetical protein (EggNog:ENOG41); translation: MDIQKIGASLISQTAEANFGLATFNVDFSVIKLQAPAEYKPLGNELTPSRRSAAEDGMPHVTARKLGALFQDWIPPVPDLIKAYGRRAVEIAQCRSVNPKASKSDGIFAEHIGIDGTAIWAAATSGPHAIPVYLLACMLARMWSTAEATSIWTELVAERKRELAAIEETDPSYERAQFTSRISIPREDLAQWEASARSWLQAADRSMVRKQKQLMLIVDNAELPVSTKPQLFENVRSSWRSAMIAINSLVKGLPQSVQDGAVLLGLSSWHLYPDMVVLGKGPSPVRVEQKDDLINPAGLLTIGLNIASSKHHGVYWSLPLSHLRYYGGPVMAERSLATQGNRITVQELFQVSIGSLTRLWNKDRKHLASIIAELWAYIEAKAHRYAAPKTMHWLGYIARAMEPLLQSGDLAQKQCLQLMRYGERHCQNLLEEGRSVPELFGILKLTTLLPLLNHEEDGVEILRSYAESIGQKGERAYLIRYLVGKGDSKSYSLNFEYATAFPSQRSSLKRNYDGSAIQGIGHVRWVQTQFAKDAEMKQWYYDGSRLQTIEGMGECAFPIESENMNIVNTNEENSITWMGPPAMFERFKSNKSFSSYVDLDGDTDTGLEEWDPSDVSFHLVAGDPNRIALYATQPLDKSTGPLSLPNQISIEALSSSLERGFLSPSKLLGYLEAFVRHRRDLLTSLRALVTVEGIYKMLPNSLIALGVTSQPLFKMPWIPKSDIPMEDIHKMLPNSMIALGVASQPLFEMPSIPKSDISVLGFSAFPLDIGRTFACIALFESGCLAVSPDSLSNVLAMATGDSIFIAAALLCDPVEGALPSEIRRVWGSIGKPGIAMLIPPKQPQIRDSKQDWRVVTHKTFDGKLEDSFQSTTLHLRFTDYVLPIDVGTHGNRDFEVYFLESVVSIHDHGDWVADLDILGQLNSPLLRLLGNACSHTHSDTAYHALIGNPQFTMVDNWDEILEPPGNPSIVRSIGNWLGRLATMVLCLQMGHPTIVLSNQFCWECSIEKWREIHSDRIRKSQASDPQPESGYPEDAISPDAAASGLVASTVELSGPFEEATELLWDPELNKWTFTSRIPVPNTQVSDLTISKRDEPSTAISEEMSDLVIIC
- a CDS encoding hypothetical protein (EggNog:ENOG41); this translates as MSSYSNSREENMLPHIDQIENFFTRPNNQFESFCSTQEHSTLFGVSPPLGHDTVSLVAEHISPLPVRNSTSENSGNRPSSHAYTRRGTEPSAHSLWITPTTDFKEITMPGASRGPSLHPINDAAELIDPVTPSCSWNMERKIAYIVDCAKMLGFRDFDSVVTTYYTSSFEVMSRAHDMQRVSRIRGLGSVLRTLDASAEAWPPHESQIYQAEIFKAAEHLYRAEFQKSIDSGALMVLEGRMKENEINGQTAVKDTSHKSELLSQVS
- a CDS encoding hypothetical protein (EggNog:ENOG41), whose amino-acid sequence is MAAAAVQTYTPASYDHRAVDAMTDVDVAAQRLQELNGLDHMKSCIRDVFMKHGVDKVFGVGLLHRHYDVAPNEKIIELGPVSSPWVVGDDEAITGGSVLPHTWRVFDGELKPTEFKFVPQRELPNVDRPVFPAAFVKELIGVLQETGLDEVLGVSLYEAGDPDNETMEVTYGRSSIVIPSTGLIGSKVIGPQGFDAFQAAWTFSKKEGEDIVAHHGICAAMGVDDGVTERHGICAAKAESGIEARHGICAAKAADDGITARHGICAAKMNDGVKSLHGICAAKASEGVNSRHGICAARSADDGLKAQHGICAAKAADDGLKAHHGICAVRATADGVTSRHGICAAKAADAGITARHGICAAKADDGFTARHGICAVKAPEEGLEARHGICAAKAADEGFRARHGICAVKAAEGIKTYHGICAARSAEEGLKAHHGICAVRTAEDGIKAKHGICVAKVADEGMTARHGICAARLANGDGIKV
- a CDS encoding hypothetical protein (EggNog:ENOG41) — protein: MDNIQTESTPLLQPDLTCDASNRIPPTKVRVIQWRAAWQHHFSQWSALYICSLFILLVDVPNFLSEVPKLRMLELGLCRDYYAATDPSVIGRDGSVPEHLCKVHEIQSALAKMRGILGMIEGIPGLILAIPYGVLADSKGRRLVTGLSLLGFVLRDIWAFTALFFHRVFPVRAVYAAPAFLVLGGGSTVISPMIMAIIAAAIPEASRTRAFFWVQVVLLITELIAPPLGAVLMNALGPHFAFLTAVPLEALAFVVLGFIPNTRASDSVLSNDMETTEADQNQSHSGQREETTSDPVSFKERTLKTLSHISHNIQHGVHTLGSHKSLLVGLLALIVAKMARPMLELILQYMSVRFGWPLAKTAFLLSIQAAGQILLFAVVLPQVNIWLIRRMKTSSAANLALARVSILLLAVGSLCMGLAAAVPAFIIAFFGYTLGNGFSSALRSLLTTMVHPDHLSLLFTAIAVFEGISTIGASPLLGLSFSVGLDIGGMAVSLPFFVASMLYALAAALLVHGMSIESCSSEA